GTCGATCCGGCGCAACGGCCCGCCACACACGATCCGGCGCGCGCCGCGATTGCGTGCGCGTGGCGTCGGCACCGTGTACTCGTGGTAGTAGCCGCGCTTCGCCTTCGGCAGGATCCGCTCGCGGTTGCCGAATACGACGCCGTCCTTCTCGTACGGATAGGGGCCACCGGCGCCGATCAGGCCAAGCGTGGTCACGGCCTCGCGCGGCAGACGGGCGGTCGGGATCGTATCGACCCCGCCGACGGCCAGGTCGGCCGAAGCGGCCTGCCGTGCGTAAGCGGCGGAAACCAGACTGCCCGTCGGCGTGCCGACGATACCCATCGCGAACATCGCGAAGACGGACGCGAGCGCGCCGTTGCGGAGCCACTTGCGTGCCATGAACCAGGGTTCCCGCTGTTAAATCAAGTAGTTGACGACCAACAAAGGCGTTAGCG
This window of the Burkholderia cepacia GG4 genome carries:
- a CDS encoding ribonuclease; its protein translation is MARKWLRNGALASVFAMFAMGIVGTPTGSLVSAAYARQAASADLAVGGVDTIPTARLPREAVTTLGLIGAGGPYPYEKDGVVFGNRERILPKAKRGYYHEYTVPTPRARNRGARRIVCGGPLRRIDNCYYTDDHYNSFKRIVE